The sequence below is a genomic window from Bactrocera neohumeralis isolate Rockhampton chromosome 4, APGP_CSIRO_Bneo_wtdbg2-racon-allhic-juicebox.fasta_v2, whole genome shotgun sequence.
TTACCATTGTTAAATTTCCCATTTTTTAAACCTAAATATAAAGCTATAataaatacgtatgtacatatgtatataaacacaaCTAAACGTtgctgttttaatttaaaaaaaaactttggttTCCATAGGAAGTTATCGCACATGTGGAGCTAGTCATCGACCTTTTTCTCTTCCAATGAATTCGATTTTGGTCGAGAAGCAATTGGAATAATGTCAGTTTCAGCAACTGACATCACTTTATGTTGGTAGAAGATATAGACCTAGATCGCTTGTACTCAAGCTAACCATTTTCCAAGGTCTGGTAGGATTACCAATGCTTATGCCCAATTAGTATTTTCCCAACATAAGTTACAGCAGATGTTTAAAGActtttcgaattaaaaaaaccacttatatttttcaaaaattttggtatTGTAGCTGGACTTGCATGTGTATATTCCAAAAGAAGAATTTAATCGTTTTTGTTCAATTGACAGCGCCATCTATTGGTAGCAGGGTTGCCAGTttataaattacattaaaaattaagtttttattttttaatgtggaaaatttaatttttaatccaaaacaagggaattaaaaactataatttttaattcggttttttgatattaaaaattacattttttttaatttttaattctaaataccgaaattttaatttttaatcccaaaatcaatgttaattcaaattcataaaatatagaTCATTTGAATGTGTAAGCTTTCCGTTCACAGATCTAGACTTTTGAAAATGATGATTCTGCCCATTTCAGACGAAGACCTCGAGTTGTCGCGAGAATGGAGAGTGACCCTtgacactaaccacctctttgcattcCCCGCTAACTCTACTCTTTGGACACCTCTCTCCTTATGGTCCGACTCTGTGAAACAACGCGTGCCCTGGgtctaccgttggatgacctccACGACCACTTATCTAATCTTTACAATCCGTACGGCAATTAGTTATAACAACATGGTGGTATGCGAGCTCAAGTTGTAAATGGTAAAACATAAAGTATGTAAATTCGGGAAAGTGGTAATTCAGAACCAATTATATGTTTggatttgttttgtaatttaatttgggATTAAAAAACTAATGGTGAATCCGTTTTTtagattaaacattttttacacaggtatttggaattaaaatttctataaaataccTAATGTTATTTCGATTATTTCAGTATTTATATTGGCTCTGGCTAGGCTAAAATCAAGCTAGAATTcaagttatttcaaatttatcctAAAATTTCCGAttcaattgtaaatatttttcccgAAACTGAATATTCATTTGGCCTCACAATGACAACAAATGCTAGTTTATTCCCATTATCTCCATCTGGAGAGCCGTATTTATTTTAACCGCCTTCGAACATTACGATTCCGCTTTGATCAAGCCTCGAGGTTTTCAACTTGAACTATTTATTTGCATGAATTCTTTTTTCGAAGAAAAGCTTTTATGGATTGGAAAAGCTGCTAAAGAGGCATTGAGAAACAAACCATAAATATCGTGGAGGGATATGTCGGTGGAACCCATGTACGACCTTAATGGCCACAAGTTTTCACAGTTTATGTACTTATCTGCATAGCgggatttaaaaaaactaatgaCGGAATTCGTCATTGCACCACATGTTACAGGATTAATGATATAGGTAATTGCAATCGATCGAAAGGGTTGATTCAATGAAATGACACGGTATATAGCAATTTTACTGACACCGCTCATTATAACCAATACTCTCTGCGGCATATTTAAGCGGCTTTAAAGCATTTGTAAGCAATTCGTTCCCACACCACAGTCGGGTATATCTAACAGCACAGACCGAGATTTTTACGCAGTCATGTAGACACATAAATCCATTTCTTGAAGTGTAAAACTCTGCTACAAAAAATTCTCTTCATCAGTAACACCATagcacacacaaatatatctAATTAATGCTAAAGCTGAGACACCAATTTACGGGTTATTAAACCTTCGAATATTGACAATCACATAATCTCAATAATTAAAGCACCATTTCATTACGCACTTTATAAATCACTacataaaattgcaaataagACGATTTTTTCCTCTTTTGTTAATCCTTAAAAAACGTAGGCTCctttatttctataatatacAACGTCCAAGCGTTTAATAACAGCATAATGCAATATGCACTGCTGAGAGGTGTTTGTATTGATTccgttttcttttgaatttactTAAGTGGAATAAATCTGGAGCTGTGGGTGGCACCAATACCGGGCCTACCGTGCTTGACTGGTTTGTAGGTGAGCGAGAATTCTCCCAAATAGTGACCAATCATTTCGGGTTTGATTTCAACCTAGAATAAAAAAGCCATTAATAAAcgttaaatatgttttaactgTCGGTTAATTTACCTGTGTGAAGTCCTTGCCGTTGTAAACACCGATGATAGAACCAGTCATCTCGGGGACAATGATCATGTTTCTCAAATGAGTCTTGACAATTTCGGGTTTCTCATTTGGTGGAGCTTCTTTCTTGGCCTTACGCAGCTTCTTGATCAATGCCATTGGCTTACGCTTAAGACCACGGGAGAAACGCCTGCGTGCACGGCTGTGCATCAGTTCAACCAACTGGttgctataaataaagatacaAATGAAAAACTGGTATATATAACACAATTGTTGTAAAACTTACTTGGGCATATCCAACAACTGGTCGAGGTCCACACCACGGTAGGTGAACTTTTTGAAGGTACGCTTCTTTTTAAGAGTTTCTTCGACCTGCGTTTAGAAAGATGCATTATCAATACAATGTACTAGTTGAAGTTTTTGTTTAGCCATTCGTCACGTAATGTGCCTTGAGATGcaaatatacacaaatgtaaTTACAACACAGCATATTTCacacatattttgtacatttgaGCACATTAAACAAACGGatggttaatatttttatagatttttgtcAAGAAATTTACCTCAGCCATCTTGACAATTCTGGTTTGCAGAACggaaagaaaaatgaaagagaAAAGTGCTGCCAAATCAAAAAATCGGCGAAAATATGTCAAAGTTGGTACGGctgatttgtttattttgaatgTCAATTTACAGCGTTGCATTGTGAACTGAATTACAATTTAATAATAGtaaattgtttatgtttttattacttataacaaaattaatgtaaattaagAAAGATTAATAGAGCGACTAGTAAataaatctcaaaaatttaataaattggaattaggaaaaatattctaaagaaatgtaccaaaaaaaaacatgcttTGGAAAGTTGAAAGCCATTCCAAAAGTGCTTATAGAAAATGTTtggaggactggaaaaatcgttggcataagttttttatatctagtgggaattactttgaacaaATGAATATTactatacaaaataaatattgaatatggAAATATTAGAAATCAAGTGACTTTGTCATGAAATTTCAACTGGTATGAATCCGGCCTTTATCGAACTAGTTCACATACACattttaaattaacataattagCTGAACAGTGTTTTAAAGTCGACATTAGCAATTTAGTCAATgtcgatattttttaaatatatttataaatgcttacagctttacaaattataaaatttcagatatttaataatttaattgtgtatagattgttgaaaatttgtgaGGTTTAACaacttgtaattaaattattcattTGCACTTGCTCTAGGAATGTAAatataacgaaaattatttttccttttgctTGAGTTTCTCTAATCGTTCCACTTTTTTCACAAGTTCATCTATATTTAAATCATCAGGAACATTGAATCCgccctaaaaattttaaaattaggaaaattgttaaaatattttacgattttaatATTGTTCATACTAATTACCTGTCTTTcttgcaaattttgtattttgccCTCAATCATAATTTTATTACGCTGCATTT
It includes:
- the LOC126757519 gene encoding uncharacterized protein LOC126757519, with the translated sequence MAEVEETLKKKRTFKKFTYRGVDLDQLLDMPNNQLVELMHSRARRRFSRGLKRKPMALIKKLRKAKKEAPPNEKPEIVKTHLRNMIIVPEMTGSIIGVYNGKDFTQVEIKPEMIGHYLGEFSLTYKPVKHGRPGIGATHSSRFIPLK